From the genome of Methanothermobacter sp., one region includes:
- a CDS encoding ferredoxin family protein has product MEPYPVINPLECKGCERCILACKGKVLFMSDKINERGYHYVEYKGSGCKGCGNCYYTCPEPHAIEVHIPLKKRRN; this is encoded by the coding sequence ATGGAACCATATCCAGTAATTAATCCACTGGAATGTAAAGGATGTGAAAGATGCATACTAGCTTGTAAAGGTAAAGTACTCTTTATGAGTGATAAGATTAATGAGAGAGGATATCACTACGTCGAATACAAGGGGAGTGGATGTAAAGGTTGTGGAAACTGCTATTATACTTGCCCAGAACCCCATGCCATAGAAGTGCACATCCCACTCAAGAAGAGGAGGAACTGA